A section of the Mycobacterium sp. 3519A genome encodes:
- a CDS encoding type 1 glutamine amidotransferase domain-containing protein, whose protein sequence is MKILIVVTSHDRLDGTDVPTGYWDEELAGPYYVFTDNGHDVTLASPKGGKPPVDPKSTRPPFDTESSRRFAGDEHAQDVLANTSRLDAISPQDFDAVFYPGGHGPMYDLAADPQSIALIENYVAADKIVAAVCHAPAVFINAKLPDGRPLVEGRHVAGFTNGEEAAMGLTDVVPFLVEDELIRLGAKYEKVADFEPFVITDGLLVTGQNPASAHGVADAMLQLAR, encoded by the coding sequence ATGAAGATCTTGATCGTGGTGACATCGCACGACCGGCTCGACGGCACCGACGTACCGACAGGTTATTGGGACGAAGAGCTCGCCGGACCGTACTACGTGTTCACTGACAACGGTCACGACGTCACTCTCGCGTCTCCGAAGGGCGGTAAACCACCGGTCGACCCGAAAAGCACCCGACCGCCGTTCGACACCGAATCGTCGCGCCGTTTCGCGGGTGACGAACACGCCCAGGATGTGCTGGCCAACACCAGCCGGTTGGACGCGATATCCCCTCAGGACTTCGACGCCGTGTTCTACCCTGGCGGCCACGGCCCGATGTACGACCTGGCCGCAGACCCACAGTCGATAGCGCTGATCGAAAACTATGTCGCTGCCGACAAAATCGTCGCTGCAGTCTGTCACGCGCCCGCCGTGTTCATCAACGCCAAACTGCCCGACGGTCGGCCTTTGGTCGAAGGTCGACACGTAGCCGGGTTCACCAACGGGGAGGAGGCCGCGATGGGCCTCACCGATGTCGTTCCCTTTCTCGTCGAGGACGAACTGATCAGGCTCGGCGCCAAGTACGAGAAGGTGGCTGACTTCGAGCCGTTTGTCATCACGGACGGTCTGCTGGTCACCGGGCAGAATCCGGCGTCGGCGCACGGCGTCGCCGACGCGATGTTGCAGCTCGCGCGGTAG
- a CDS encoding SDR family oxidoreductase: MSKRTISGRTVVISGAASGIGRALAQRLSARGCPVAITDIDEKGLKETEASLSGPTLLRVLDVADAGAQRDFAAEVRDWAPKPIGAVFNNAGVATSSSVLDTIPEDDDWLWNINFHGVVNGTRAFLPILVEQNDGAIVNTSSVFGLVGMPNQSAYCAAKFAVRGFTDSLRQELRGTGVTAINVHPGGINTNIVRNARWRKDPEGRGRSHEQMVQEFAAITLTQPDKAAEIIHRGVEQGKARILVGPDAYLFDALGRLAPTRYYDILGRLESVLRRRTNSAAEATVS; the protein is encoded by the coding sequence ATGAGTAAGAGGACCATCAGCGGCCGCACGGTCGTCATCAGCGGAGCGGCTTCCGGCATCGGCCGGGCTCTGGCGCAACGGCTTTCGGCTCGCGGCTGCCCCGTCGCGATCACCGACATCGACGAAAAGGGACTCAAGGAGACGGAGGCGTCACTGAGCGGCCCGACGCTGCTGCGGGTGCTCGACGTAGCCGACGCTGGGGCGCAACGCGACTTCGCGGCCGAGGTGCGCGACTGGGCGCCGAAGCCGATCGGCGCGGTGTTCAACAACGCGGGCGTCGCCACGTCCTCCAGCGTGCTCGACACCATCCCCGAGGACGACGACTGGCTGTGGAACATCAACTTCCACGGCGTCGTCAACGGCACAAGGGCATTCCTGCCGATCCTCGTCGAGCAGAACGACGGCGCGATCGTCAACACGTCCAGCGTGTTCGGTCTGGTCGGCATGCCCAACCAAAGCGCCTACTGTGCAGCCAAATTCGCTGTCCGCGGCTTCACCGATTCGCTGCGCCAGGAGTTGCGCGGCACCGGCGTCACCGCCATCAACGTCCACCCCGGCGGCATCAACACCAACATCGTGCGAAACGCCCGGTGGCGTAAGGACCCCGAAGGCCGCGGCCGCAGCCACGAGCAGATGGTGCAGGAGTTCGCCGCGATCACACTCACCCAGCCGGACAAGGCCGCCGAGATCATCCATCGCGGTGTGGAACAGGGCAAAGCCCGCATCCTGGTGGGTCCGGACGCGTATCTGTTCGACGCGCTCGGACGGTTGGCCCCCACGCGTTACTACGACATCCTCGGTCGACTCGAATCGGTGTTGCGCCGCCGGACCAACAGCGCAGCCGAGGCCACCGTCTCGTGA
- a CDS encoding NAD(P)/FAD-dependent oxidoreductase, which yields MSLPAETVDVLIVGAGLSGVGAACQLRQECPDKSVAVLEARGAVGGTWDLFRYPGIRSDSDMFTLGYRFSPWTDPKAIADGPSILRYIHDTAQNFGVDKLIRLNHRVVNANWDSTESRWAVEVHRTDTDQLLTISASFLYVCTGYYRYDEGYSPEFPGVERFRGPVIHPQHWPEDLDYRDKRVVVIGSGATAVTLVPSLAESAAHVTMLQRSPTYVASRPASDAIADRLRAWLPPKLAYAIVRWKNALQAIAIFNLSRRRPETMKSMLRKAAIKQLPEGYAVDTHFAPSYNPWDQRMCLVPDGDLFTAIRDGRASVVTDHIDTFTESGIRLQSGAELAADIVVSATGLNLLAIGGMHLEVDGRAVDLSNTVSYKGMMLSGVPNFAWTIGYTNASWTLKADLVAEYVCRLLRHMDRSGYTAVTPDAAGATAANPFLDLASGYVKRSLAELPKQGDRAPWRLHQNYVKDVRLLRRGPVDDAVVFTAGSARRSTRQLLPR from the coding sequence ATGTCACTACCAGCGGAAACAGTTGATGTCTTGATCGTCGGCGCGGGACTGTCCGGCGTCGGCGCAGCCTGCCAACTCCGGCAGGAGTGTCCGGACAAGTCGGTGGCGGTGCTCGAGGCGCGCGGCGCCGTCGGCGGCACCTGGGACCTGTTCCGCTACCCGGGCATCCGGTCGGATTCGGACATGTTCACGCTGGGCTACCGGTTCTCGCCGTGGACCGACCCCAAGGCGATCGCCGACGGGCCGAGCATCCTGCGCTACATCCACGACACCGCGCAGAATTTCGGTGTCGACAAGCTCATTCGCCTGAATCACCGTGTGGTGAACGCCAATTGGGACAGCACCGAATCACGCTGGGCTGTCGAGGTGCATCGCACCGACACCGACCAACTGCTGACGATCAGTGCGTCGTTTCTGTACGTGTGCACCGGCTACTACCGCTACGACGAGGGTTACAGCCCGGAATTCCCTGGCGTCGAACGCTTTCGGGGCCCGGTGATCCACCCGCAGCACTGGCCGGAAGACCTCGACTACCGCGACAAGCGGGTGGTCGTCATCGGCAGCGGAGCCACCGCGGTGACGCTGGTGCCGTCGCTGGCCGAATCGGCCGCCCACGTCACGATGCTGCAGCGCTCGCCGACGTACGTCGCGTCGCGGCCCGCCAGCGACGCCATCGCGGACCGCCTCCGTGCATGGCTGCCACCCAAGCTCGCCTATGCGATCGTGCGGTGGAAGAACGCATTGCAGGCGATCGCCATCTTCAACCTGAGCCGGCGCCGCCCGGAGACGATGAAGTCGATGCTGCGCAAGGCGGCGATCAAGCAACTGCCCGAGGGCTACGCCGTCGACACCCACTTCGCGCCCTCGTACAACCCGTGGGACCAACGCATGTGTCTGGTGCCCGACGGTGATCTGTTCACCGCCATCCGCGACGGGCGCGCATCCGTCGTCACCGACCACATCGACACGTTCACCGAATCCGGCATCCGCCTGCAATCCGGTGCAGAGTTGGCAGCCGACATCGTCGTCAGCGCCACCGGGTTGAATCTGCTCGCCATCGGTGGAATGCACCTCGAGGTCGACGGCCGCGCCGTGGATCTGTCGAATACGGTGTCCTACAAGGGCATGATGCTCTCGGGTGTGCCGAACTTCGCGTGGACGATCGGCTACACCAACGCGTCGTGGACGCTGAAGGCCGATCTGGTGGCCGAATACGTGTGTCGACTGCTCAGGCACATGGACCGAAGCGGCTACACCGCGGTGACGCCGGATGCCGCAGGTGCGACGGCTGCCAACCCGTTCCTCGACCTCGCGTCGGGGTACGTCAAACGCAGCCTGGCCGAGCTGCCGAAGCAGGGCGATCGCGCGCCGTGGCGGCTGCATCAGAATTACGTCAAGGATGTCCGGTTGCTGCGCCGCGGTCCGGTCGACGACGCCGTCGTGTTCACCGCGGGCTCAGCAAGGCGATCGACGCGTCAACTGCTTCCTCGGTGA
- a CDS encoding alpha/beta hydrolase: MTDVVFIHGLWISHTAWQPWIEHFTTNGYRAIAPRWPGEAETVAATRENPNPQAGFGIRQLTEHFAAVIEQFDGPPAAIGHSFGGLIAQKLLGENKVAAAVAIDPAPIKGVKPVPLAQLRSAFPVLRNPLNFRRAKALTRSQFRYGFGNALTEAESDSLWDRWAIPSPGKPLFEAAVANFVPNSPAKVATANTTRGPLLMTAGTEDHTVPLVSVRAAFKRYATSTATTEFHEFNGAGHSLTVDHRWTEVADVALTWLTKNGFS; this comes from the coding sequence GTGACCGACGTGGTTTTCATCCACGGATTGTGGATCTCGCACACCGCGTGGCAACCGTGGATCGAGCACTTCACCACCAATGGGTACCGAGCGATCGCACCGCGTTGGCCTGGCGAGGCCGAAACTGTGGCTGCGACGCGCGAGAACCCCAATCCGCAAGCCGGTTTCGGCATCCGCCAGCTCACCGAGCACTTCGCCGCTGTCATCGAGCAGTTCGATGGTCCACCAGCCGCGATCGGCCACTCGTTCGGCGGCCTGATCGCCCAGAAACTACTCGGCGAGAACAAGGTCGCGGCGGCGGTGGCCATCGATCCCGCCCCGATCAAGGGCGTCAAACCAGTGCCGCTCGCCCAACTGCGGTCGGCATTCCCGGTACTGCGCAATCCACTGAATTTCAGGCGCGCAAAAGCGTTGACACGCAGCCAGTTCCGCTACGGATTCGGCAATGCGTTGACCGAAGCGGAGTCCGATTCGCTGTGGGACCGATGGGCGATTCCCTCACCGGGCAAACCGCTGTTCGAAGCCGCGGTCGCGAACTTCGTCCCGAATTCCCCCGCGAAGGTCGCCACTGCGAATACGACGAGGGGTCCGCTGCTGATGACGGCCGGCACCGAAGACCACACCGTCCCCCTTGTGAGCGTTCGAGCCGCATTCAAGAGATACGCGACGTCGACGGCCACCACGGAATTTCACGAATTCAACGGAGCCGGGCACTCGCTGACCGTTGATCACCGTTGGACCGAAGTCGCCGACGTCGCCCTGACATGGCTCACCAAGAACGGCTTCTCCTAG
- a CDS encoding TetR/AcrR family transcriptional regulator encodes MTAAAGRRDEDASNFRQRLLDALEASIAEDGYSRTTVADIVRRARTSRRTFYEHFDSREACFVALLTDANASQIRQISAAVDPHAPWRTQVRQAIEAWVSSGEARSPLMLSWFRDVPSLGAAARRLQRDGTEHFIEMVQALGGSDEFRAAGVGPVSRQRIIMLLGGLRELAAITVEEGGRMSDITEEAVDASIALLSPR; translated from the coding sequence GTGACGGCAGCCGCCGGGCGGCGTGACGAGGACGCGAGCAATTTCCGCCAACGCCTGCTCGACGCCCTCGAAGCGTCGATCGCCGAGGACGGTTATTCGCGTACCACTGTCGCCGATATCGTGCGCCGGGCGCGTACCTCACGACGGACCTTCTACGAACACTTCGACAGCAGGGAAGCGTGCTTCGTCGCTTTGCTCACCGATGCGAATGCGTCGCAGATCCGGCAGATCTCGGCGGCGGTCGATCCGCACGCCCCGTGGCGAACGCAGGTGCGGCAGGCAATCGAGGCCTGGGTGTCCTCCGGGGAGGCGCGGTCTCCGCTGATGTTGAGCTGGTTTCGCGACGTACCGTCACTTGGCGCGGCCGCGCGGCGGTTGCAGCGCGACGGCACAGAGCATTTCATCGAGATGGTGCAGGCGCTCGGCGGGTCCGACGAATTCCGCGCCGCCGGCGTCGGACCCGTTTCCCGACAACGGATCATCATGCTGCTCGGTGGTCTGCGTGAACTGGCCGCCATCACCGTCGAGGAGGGTGGCCGGATGAGTGATATCACCGAGGAAGCAGTTGACGCGTCGATCGCCTTGCTGAGCCCGCGGTGA
- a CDS encoding alpha/beta fold hydrolase: protein MSARDEALVDVGRGIGLCYDQTGDPADPPIVLIAGLGQQLHSWPDDFVAALAVRGFLVTRFDNRDAGRSTHMSYRPPNPIAMLRGRNQYHLGDMARDTVGLLDALGFSDAHLVGISMGGMIAQTVAAHHPGRVRTLTSIMSNTGARKVGRPAMSTWRRMLTARPPRTRAEAMDRAANMFAHIGSHGFPFDENAVREYAGIAWDRDPSPAGIARQLAGIFASGDRTAELRHIDVPTLVIHGDRDRMVHPTGGAATARAIPGARLETIVGLGHDLPIGAWGRIIDLITEHATFSPATHTASEEHA from the coding sequence GTGAGCGCCCGCGACGAAGCGCTGGTCGACGTCGGCCGCGGCATCGGGCTGTGCTACGACCAGACCGGCGACCCCGCCGATCCGCCGATCGTGTTGATCGCGGGTCTCGGCCAGCAGTTGCATTCGTGGCCAGACGATTTCGTTGCGGCGCTGGCCGTACGCGGGTTTCTGGTGACGCGGTTCGACAACCGAGACGCAGGCCGGTCGACGCACATGTCCTACCGGCCGCCGAATCCGATCGCGATGCTGCGGGGCCGCAACCAGTACCACCTGGGCGACATGGCCCGCGACACCGTCGGGCTTCTCGACGCGCTCGGTTTCTCCGACGCTCACCTGGTCGGCATCTCCATGGGCGGGATGATCGCCCAGACGGTCGCCGCGCACCATCCGGGCCGGGTCCGCACGCTGACGTCGATCATGTCGAACACGGGAGCGCGCAAGGTGGGCCGTCCTGCAATGTCGACGTGGCGGCGGATGCTGACCGCGCGACCCCCGCGGACGCGTGCCGAGGCGATGGACCGCGCAGCGAACATGTTCGCGCACATCGGCTCTCACGGGTTTCCGTTCGACGAGAATGCCGTGCGGGAATACGCGGGCATCGCGTGGGATCGGGATCCCAGCCCCGCGGGCATCGCCCGTCAACTGGCGGGCATCTTCGCCTCGGGCGACCGCACCGCCGAACTGCGCCACATCGACGTGCCGACACTCGTCATCCACGGCGACCGCGACCGCATGGTGCACCCCACCGGAGGCGCTGCGACGGCGCGGGCCATCCCCGGCGCCCGCCTGGAGACCATCGTCGGGCTCGGCCACGATCTGCCCATCGGGGCGTGGGGCCGGATCATCGACCTGATCACCGAGCACGCCACCTTCTCACCAGCCACCCACACCGCCTCGGAGGAGCACGCATGA
- a CDS encoding NAD(P)-dependent alcohol dehydrogenase: MQMRAARLHGYHQPLRLEEVDVPVTGAEDVLVKVSATGMCRSDCQLIEGYFAQGAPLTAPITPGHEVAGRIASTGAGVPRSASLAEGDLVVVNPNWGDGTCRQCREGNEQICGNGQMAGFGPPGGFAEYMPVPYRHVIKVPDGLDPRPETLAPLTDAGLTPYRGMKKLRQAGKLGAGRTVVVNGIGGLGSYGVQYARLLGGGATVVAFARSAEKLALAKENGAHHTVNTRDKSAAEVQDALEELTGRRDADAVLDCAAAEESLELGAAILAREGALTSVGLMGQKVVLPLLPFTNGEKSYFGSFWGNYDDLAEVLSLASEGLIKHTVTPVSLDDVNENLEALARGEIVGRAVIVFD; the protein is encoded by the coding sequence ATGCAGATGCGAGCCGCTCGATTGCACGGATATCACCAACCGTTGCGACTGGAAGAAGTCGACGTACCCGTCACAGGCGCGGAGGACGTGCTGGTGAAGGTGTCGGCAACAGGTATGTGCCGCAGCGACTGTCAGCTCATCGAGGGTTATTTCGCACAGGGCGCGCCGCTGACGGCTCCGATCACGCCGGGTCACGAAGTGGCCGGCCGGATCGCGTCCACCGGGGCCGGTGTGCCGCGTTCCGCGAGCCTTGCGGAAGGCGACCTGGTGGTGGTCAACCCGAATTGGGGCGACGGAACGTGCAGACAGTGCCGGGAAGGCAACGAACAGATATGCGGTAACGGCCAGATGGCGGGATTCGGTCCGCCAGGCGGTTTCGCGGAGTACATGCCTGTCCCCTATCGCCATGTCATCAAGGTCCCGGACGGTCTCGATCCGCGGCCCGAGACACTGGCACCGCTGACCGACGCCGGACTCACCCCGTACCGGGGAATGAAGAAGCTGCGGCAAGCGGGAAAACTCGGCGCGGGCCGCACGGTTGTGGTGAACGGCATCGGCGGTCTCGGCAGCTACGGGGTCCAGTACGCCCGCCTACTGGGTGGCGGTGCGACCGTCGTGGCCTTCGCTCGCAGTGCGGAAAAGCTCGCTCTGGCAAAGGAAAACGGTGCACACCACACCGTCAACACCCGCGACAAGTCCGCGGCAGAGGTTCAGGACGCTCTCGAAGAACTGACCGGCCGGCGTGACGCCGACGCGGTCCTGGACTGTGCCGCCGCTGAGGAGTCATTGGAGTTGGGAGCGGCCATCCTGGCCAGGGAGGGCGCGCTCACCTCCGTCGGCCTGATGGGACAAAAGGTGGTTTTGCCGCTGCTTCCCTTCACCAACGGGGAGAAGTCGTATTTCGGCTCGTTCTGGGGAAATTACGACGACCTGGCCGAGGTGCTCTCACTCGCGAGCGAGGGACTCATCAAGCACACCGTCACACCGGTCAGTTTGGACGACGTCAACGAAAACCTCGAAGCACTGGCGCGCGGCGAGATCGTCGGCCGTGCCGTCATCGTCTTCGACTGA
- a CDS encoding medium chain dehydrogenase/reductase family protein, with protein MRAVVITKHGDLSVLQVQDRPDPPPPGHGQVRIAVRAAGVNFADHLARVGLYPDAPKPPMVVGYEVAGTIEAVGGGVDPARVGQRVFAGTRFGGYAEIVNVRADDAVPLPDSLTFEQGAAIPVNYATAWAALHGYGSLRAGERVLIHAAAGGVGIAAIQLAKAAGAEVHGTASPGKHARLAELGVDRAIDYRRDGWWKGLPPYDIVLDAIGGTSLKRSYQLLRPGGRLVGYGASAMQQGEKRSLRTALPQLLSMLRGFNLIKQLSESKSLIGLNMLALWDDRGTLQPWIEPLSTALADGIVAPVVHAAVPFADAREAHRILAARENVGKVVLVP; from the coding sequence ATGCGCGCGGTCGTCATCACCAAGCACGGTGACCTGTCGGTGCTCCAAGTGCAGGACCGTCCCGACCCTCCACCACCAGGCCACGGGCAGGTACGCATTGCGGTGCGCGCGGCCGGGGTCAACTTCGCCGACCATCTCGCCCGGGTCGGGCTGTATCCCGACGCGCCAAAGCCACCCATGGTCGTCGGCTACGAGGTCGCCGGCACTATCGAGGCGGTCGGCGGCGGCGTGGACCCCGCCCGGGTGGGGCAGCGGGTGTTCGCGGGTACCCGGTTCGGCGGCTACGCGGAGATCGTCAATGTCAGGGCGGACGACGCTGTGCCACTGCCTGATTCGCTGACCTTCGAGCAGGGCGCCGCGATCCCGGTCAACTATGCGACGGCGTGGGCGGCGCTGCATGGTTACGGGTCACTGCGGGCCGGCGAGCGCGTGCTGATCCACGCGGCGGCAGGCGGAGTCGGCATTGCGGCCATCCAGTTGGCCAAGGCTGCCGGGGCCGAGGTGCACGGTACGGCCTCGCCGGGCAAGCACGCGCGACTCGCCGAGTTGGGCGTCGACCGCGCGATCGACTACCGCCGCGACGGGTGGTGGAAAGGGTTGCCGCCCTACGACATCGTGCTGGACGCGATCGGCGGCACCTCGCTCAAGCGGTCGTATCAGTTGTTGCGGCCCGGCGGCCGGCTTGTCGGATACGGCGCATCCGCGATGCAGCAGGGCGAGAAGCGGTCGTTGCGTACCGCGTTACCGCAATTGTTGTCGATGCTGCGCGGGTTCAACCTGATCAAGCAGCTGTCGGAGTCGAAGAGTTTGATCGGGCTCAACATGCTCGCATTGTGGGACGACCGCGGCACGCTGCAACCCTGGATCGAGCCGCTGTCCACCGCACTGGCCGACGGCATCGTTGCACCAGTCGTACACGCCGCGGTGCCGTTCGCCGATGCCCGCGAAGCCCACCGCATCCTGGCGGCGCGCGAGAATGTGGGCAAGGTCGTACTGGTGCCCTGA
- a CDS encoding cytochrome P450, whose product MAVATTDPVRLPPTPRIPKLLQGVGFVAAREKSVAALANRYGPAFTLRLPIFGETVVVSDPALVKDLFTTNTDLVGRAGVLGEMFGPGSTFSLDSTEHRERRKLLVPPFHGKRMTSYEDIVEEEVLRETATWPDGREFETMPSMMRITLNAILRTVFGAEGAALDELRELLPGMVLHASRLAVMPRVVRRDLGSWSPGGKLAAHRTRYDEIIRRLIADIRDDPKFAERNDVLALLLQARYEDGSPISDDHVADELLTLLAAGHETTATTLAWAVERLRRHPRLLAGLTAEVCAGGSDLVQATIWEVQRSRPVINSTARLAKARIRLGEWVIPQGHAILASISLAHASEVSFPDATTFNPDRFLGNPPDNYAWIPYGGGVRRCIGAAFANMEMNVTLRTLLREFEFGTTYAPGERLHSRGVATAPAQGGRAVVYRRAVKTAPRAGRAQQVSA is encoded by the coding sequence ATGGCCGTGGCGACCACGGACCCGGTACGGCTACCGCCGACACCGCGGATCCCGAAACTTCTGCAGGGCGTCGGCTTCGTCGCAGCCAGGGAGAAGTCCGTCGCCGCGTTGGCCAACCGCTACGGTCCGGCGTTCACGCTGCGGTTGCCGATCTTCGGCGAGACCGTGGTGGTGAGCGACCCGGCGCTGGTCAAAGACTTGTTCACCACCAACACCGACCTGGTGGGCCGGGCCGGCGTGCTCGGCGAAATGTTCGGTCCTGGCTCGACTTTCAGCCTGGACAGCACAGAACACCGCGAGCGCCGCAAGCTGCTGGTGCCGCCGTTTCACGGCAAGCGGATGACGTCCTACGAGGACATCGTCGAAGAAGAGGTGTTGCGCGAGACCGCGACATGGCCCGATGGCAGGGAATTCGAAACCATGCCGTCGATGATGCGCATCACCCTGAACGCCATACTGCGCACCGTTTTCGGCGCAGAGGGTGCAGCGCTCGACGAACTCCGTGAACTGCTGCCCGGCATGGTGCTGCACGCGTCGCGGCTGGCCGTGATGCCGCGCGTCGTGCGCCGCGACCTCGGATCGTGGAGCCCAGGCGGGAAGCTGGCGGCCCACCGTACGCGCTACGACGAGATCATCCGGCGCCTGATCGCCGACATCCGTGACGACCCGAAGTTCGCCGAGCGCAACGACGTCCTCGCCCTGCTGCTGCAGGCCCGCTACGAGGACGGCTCGCCGATCTCCGACGACCACGTCGCCGACGAACTGCTGACACTGCTCGCCGCGGGGCACGAGACGACCGCGACCACACTGGCCTGGGCTGTGGAGCGGCTGCGTCGCCACCCGCGCCTGTTGGCCGGGCTGACCGCTGAGGTCTGCGCGGGCGGTTCGGACCTGGTGCAGGCCACCATCTGGGAGGTGCAGCGCAGCCGTCCGGTGATCAACAGCACGGCGCGACTGGCCAAGGCGCGAATCCGGCTGGGCGAATGGGTGATTCCGCAGGGACACGCGATCCTGGCGAGCATCTCCCTGGCGCACGCGTCCGAGGTGAGCTTCCCCGACGCCACGACCTTCAATCCGGACCGATTCCTGGGCAATCCGCCCGACAACTATGCCTGGATCCCCTACGGGGGTGGGGTGCGCCGCTGCATCGGTGCGGCGTTCGCGAACATGGAGATGAATGTGACACTACGAACCTTGCTGCGCGAGTTCGAATTCGGCACCACCTACGCCCCCGGTGAACGCCTGCACTCACGTGGGGTGGCAACCGCACCCGCACAGGGCGGCCGCGCGGTGGTGTACCGCCGGGCGGTCAAGACGGCGCCGAGGGCCGGGCGCGCCCAGCAGGTCTCGGCGTGA